In a single window of the Streptomyces sp. NBC_00353 genome:
- a CDS encoding DUF6234 family protein, whose product MQLVAAGTLTLLLVLSQHEYDRTHPGPAPTPNVGDSPCYSGSWTCR is encoded by the coding sequence ATGCAACTCGTCGCAGCCGGAACGCTGACCTTGCTGCTGGTGCTCTCGCAGCACGAATACGACCGCACCCACCCGGGCCCTGCGCCTACCCCGAACGTCGGTGACTCGCCCTGCTACAGCGGCAGCTGGACCTGCCGATGA
- a CDS encoding DUF6896 domain-containing protein — translation MSEAHVEQSFRAWTGEAVWGRASAAGGPHAPTARDLVIGYIDALNAVGEAMRVAIPPLEQPADVLGLVRSHRISRDGEIGTYSYRVHGAGCLFTSHNGTEIDVDFAADGTEIFDLWRLRCYGQSLPQPHNPTDQDLRSAVESLKPLLADVRPGWFSVAESKASSMRPACRVAVGGPDEQSPRGVR, via the coding sequence ATGTCGGAAGCCCACGTGGAGCAATCGTTTCGAGCGTGGACGGGGGAGGCAGTATGGGGTCGGGCTTCTGCTGCGGGAGGGCCGCACGCGCCAACAGCGCGTGACCTTGTGATCGGTTACATCGATGCTCTCAACGCGGTTGGTGAGGCCATGAGGGTGGCGATCCCCCCGCTTGAACAGCCAGCGGACGTGCTCGGCCTGGTCCGTTCGCACCGGATCAGCCGGGACGGTGAGATCGGCACCTACTCCTACCGGGTCCACGGAGCAGGCTGCCTCTTCACCAGCCACAACGGCACCGAGATTGACGTGGACTTCGCGGCCGACGGGACCGAGATCTTCGACCTCTGGCGGCTGCGCTGCTACGGGCAGAGTTTGCCTCAGCCTCATAACCCCACGGATCAGGACCTGCGGTCCGCAGTGGAGTCGCTGAAGCCCCTGCTGGCCGACGTGCGCCCGGGGTGGTTCAGCGTGGCCGAATCCAAGGCTTCAAGCATGAGACCGGCGTGTCGGGTGGCTGTCGGCGGCCCTGACGAGCAGAGTCCGCGGGGTGTCCGATGA
- a CDS encoding SpoIIE family protein phosphatase — protein MSVPNVSEGLGARLGDPLHGPYTATAFVDGRGRISLWSMEAEALLGYSADEVCGTLAADLLAAPEGREAALAARERHADGQGWDGVVAMKHHDGRAVRIALRVRPVHCREGQAGWSLSAFDARQVGQEEVDRAILQALFSQSPIRIIVVDSELRYRWVNAAMERGSAVPAARLIGRRIGEVTPWVNVEGIEEVLRRVRDTGEPVLDFQVRGQGPSDPDREHVWSGSSFRLTDPAGRVLGMCQICVDVTEGYWAQRRLALLTEAGTRIGTTLDVVHTAQELADAAVPELADFVLVDLLEATVRGEEPAPGPVSGQVLLRRSGISSIHEDASEALYAVGEAVAFHPGTPQVRCLATGQSVLVRRLETDEWYASDPQTAEKAREVGAHSLMVVPLRARGITLGVAVFGRNREPQPYDEGDMALAEDFSSRAAVCVDNARRYTREHNTALTLQRSLLPHEVPDYPAVETAHRYLPAAAHAGAGGDWFDVLPLSGARVALVVGDVTGHGLHAAAVMGRLRTAVYTLADLDLDPDEILTQLDDLVIRLAQEDPDCEGATCLYAVYDPISRVCTFARAGHPPPALVQPDGAVEFCEDIPPGPPLGLGGLPFETAERKLAEGTLLALYTDGLIEAAEQDAEIGLERLARTVADPSRSLEQLCESVETSVVPERRSDDAALLLARTRALAADRVASWELPADPAQVAQARDLTTRQLADWDVEPLAFATELIVSELVTNAIRYARGPIGLRLIHAEALICEVSDGSLSAPHLRRARVHDEGGRGLFLVAQLASRWGTRYGRDGKTIWAEQPLSPLEVSSGL, from the coding sequence ATGAGCGTACCCAACGTTTCCGAGGGCCTCGGCGCACGATTGGGAGACCCGCTGCACGGGCCGTACACGGCCACCGCGTTTGTGGACGGCAGGGGGAGGATCTCCCTGTGGAGCATGGAGGCGGAGGCGCTGCTCGGATATTCGGCGGACGAGGTCTGTGGCACGCTCGCGGCGGATCTGCTGGCCGCCCCCGAGGGCCGGGAAGCGGCGCTGGCCGCGCGTGAGCGGCATGCAGATGGGCAGGGCTGGGACGGCGTGGTGGCCATGAAGCACCACGACGGGCGTGCAGTGCGCATCGCGCTACGCGTGCGCCCGGTGCACTGCCGGGAGGGCCAGGCCGGCTGGTCGCTCAGCGCCTTCGACGCCCGGCAGGTGGGGCAGGAGGAGGTCGATCGGGCGATCCTTCAGGCGTTGTTCAGCCAGTCCCCGATCCGGATCATCGTCGTGGACAGCGAGCTGCGGTACCGATGGGTGAACGCTGCGATGGAGCGCGGGAGCGCTGTCCCCGCGGCGCGCCTCATCGGCCGGCGCATCGGTGAAGTCACACCGTGGGTAAACGTCGAGGGCATCGAGGAGGTCCTGCGCCGGGTGCGGGACACCGGCGAGCCTGTGCTCGACTTCCAGGTGCGCGGTCAAGGTCCATCGGACCCGGACCGCGAGCACGTGTGGTCCGGTTCCTCCTTCCGGCTGACCGACCCGGCCGGCCGTGTTCTGGGGATGTGCCAGATCTGCGTCGATGTCACCGAGGGCTACTGGGCCCAGCGGCGGTTGGCCCTGCTGACCGAGGCCGGGACGCGCATCGGCACCACCCTGGACGTGGTGCACACCGCGCAGGAACTGGCGGATGCAGCCGTTCCCGAGCTCGCGGACTTCGTTCTTGTCGACCTGCTGGAGGCGACGGTGCGGGGCGAGGAACCGGCTCCCGGGCCGGTGAGCGGGCAGGTATTGCTTCGCAGGTCGGGCATCAGCTCGATCCACGAGGACGCCTCAGAGGCCCTGTACGCGGTGGGGGAGGCGGTGGCCTTCCACCCGGGCACCCCCCAGGTGCGGTGCCTGGCCACCGGGCAGTCGGTTCTGGTGCGGCGGCTGGAGACCGACGAGTGGTACGCCTCCGACCCGCAAACCGCCGAGAAGGCCCGCGAGGTGGGGGCCCATTCGCTCATGGTGGTGCCGCTGCGGGCCCGCGGGATCACCCTGGGGGTGGCCGTCTTCGGCCGCAACCGGGAACCTCAGCCATACGACGAGGGGGACATGGCCCTGGCCGAGGACTTCTCGTCCCGTGCCGCAGTGTGCGTGGACAACGCCCGCCGCTACACCCGGGAGCACAACACCGCCCTGACCCTGCAGCGCAGCCTGCTGCCGCACGAGGTGCCCGACTACCCCGCCGTCGAGACGGCCCACCGCTATCTGCCCGCCGCCGCCCACGCCGGAGCCGGTGGGGACTGGTTCGACGTCCTGCCGCTGTCCGGAGCCCGCGTGGCCCTTGTCGTCGGGGACGTCACCGGCCACGGCCTGCACGCCGCGGCTGTCATGGGACGGCTGCGCACCGCCGTGTACACCCTGGCCGACCTGGACCTGGACCCCGACGAGATCCTCACCCAGCTCGACGACCTCGTCATCCGCCTTGCCCAGGAGGACCCCGACTGTGAGGGCGCCACCTGTCTGTACGCCGTCTACGACCCCATCTCCCGCGTCTGCACTTTCGCCCGCGCAGGCCATCCTCCACCCGCTCTGGTGCAGCCCGACGGTGCAGTGGAGTTCTGCGAGGACATCCCGCCCGGCCCGCCCCTGGGCCTGGGCGGCCTCCCCTTCGAAACTGCCGAGCGCAAGCTCGCCGAGGGCACGCTCCTCGCGCTGTACACGGACGGCCTCATCGAGGCCGCCGAACAGGATGCCGAAATCGGGCTCGAGCGGCTGGCCCGCACCGTGGCCGACCCCAGCCGGTCGCTGGAGCAGCTGTGCGAGTCCGTGGAGACCTCCGTGGTGCCGGAGCGCCGATCCGACGACGCGGCCCTGCTCCTGGCCCGCACCCGTGCCCTCGCGGCAGACCGGGTCGCCTCCTGGGAGCTGCCGGCCGACCCGGCCCAGGTGGCCCAGGCCCGCGATCTCACCACACGTCAGCTTGCCGACTGGGACGTGGAACCGCTCGCCTTCGCCACCGAACTCATCGTCAGTGAACTGGTCACCAACGCCATCCGGTACGCCCGCGGCCCCATCGGGCTGCGCCTCATCCACGCCGAAGCCCTCATCTGTGAGGTTTCCGACGGCAGCCTCAGTGCTCCCCACCTGCGGCGGGCGCGCGTCCACGACGAGGGCGGCCGCGGCCTGTTCCTGGTGGCTCAGCTCGCCTCCCGTTGGGGTACCCGCTACGGCCGCGACGGCAAGACCATCTGGGCCGAACAGCCTCTCTCTCCTCTCGAAGTATCGAGTGGGCTGTGA
- a CDS encoding DUF899 domain-containing protein — protein sequence MTTEPGNASSNLPGKPPVVDLATWQAAREELLVREKTHTREGDAIAAARRRLPMVELDGAVEVTGVDGPVPFLDLFQGRDELVVYKHMWYDGAPHQGQCEGCTTTAWHVKDAVYLNARGVSFAVLTSGPWDEVASYVEFMGYTQPWYSVRGVEAPVGGGMGHIVCFLRDGDRVFLTYSTTGRGNEPVNGSLGLLDMTPYGRGEAWEENPEGRPVIGDVREGHPSEGRQACWYWRSDADGVATWGPTSRPVPQWTRPGAIPVVTLGRQGHHH from the coding sequence ATGACGACCGAGCCCGGCAACGCGAGCAGCAACCTCCCCGGCAAGCCGCCAGTCGTCGATCTGGCCACCTGGCAGGCGGCGCGCGAGGAGCTGCTGGTCCGCGAGAAGACGCACACCCGTGAGGGCGACGCCATCGCCGCGGCCCGGCGGCGGCTGCCGATGGTCGAGCTCGACGGCGCGGTCGAGGTCACCGGCGTTGACGGGCCGGTCCCGTTCCTCGACCTGTTCCAGGGTCGCGACGAGCTCGTGGTCTACAAGCACATGTGGTACGACGGCGCGCCGCACCAGGGGCAGTGCGAGGGCTGCACCACCACGGCCTGGCACGTGAAGGACGCCGTCTACCTCAACGCCCGGGGCGTCTCGTTCGCCGTCCTGACCTCGGGCCCGTGGGACGAGGTGGCTTCCTACGTCGAGTTCATGGGTTACACCCAGCCCTGGTACTCGGTGCGGGGCGTGGAGGCGCCGGTCGGCGGAGGAATGGGGCACATCGTCTGTTTCCTGCGCGACGGCGACCGCGTGTTCCTCACCTACTCCACGACGGGCCGTGGCAACGAGCCGGTCAACGGGTCCCTCGGCCTGCTCGACATGACGCCCTACGGCCGGGGCGAGGCGTGGGAGGAGAACCCCGAGGGCCGGCCCGTGATCGGTGATGTCCGCGAGGGGCACCCGTCCGAGGGCCGCCAGGCCTGCTGGTACTGGCGCTCGGACGCCGACGGCGTCGCCACCTGGGGCCCGACCAGCCGGCCGGTGCCGCAGTGGACCCGCCCCGGCGCGATCCCCGTGGTGACCCTCGGCCGCCAGGGTCACCACCACTGA
- a CDS encoding MarR family winged helix-turn-helix transcriptional regulator, translated as MTGTARVDTARLMELLSVCLGAYYGDFTVAAASENLTASQGKALTVLRRGPAAMRALAHTLTCDASNMTGIVDRLEKRGLVRREPSPSDRRIKNVVLTAEGERVADAIRAKMRTTREGLDRLSDQERDSLHTLLERVFISQPAA; from the coding sequence ATGACAGGAACTGCCCGCGTCGACACGGCCCGGCTCATGGAGCTGCTCTCGGTGTGCCTCGGTGCCTATTACGGCGACTTCACAGTCGCGGCAGCGAGCGAGAATCTCACCGCGAGCCAGGGCAAGGCACTGACCGTGCTGCGCCGGGGCCCCGCCGCGATGCGCGCCCTGGCCCACACCCTGACCTGCGACGCCTCCAACATGACCGGGATCGTCGACAGGCTGGAGAAGCGTGGCCTGGTGCGCCGCGAGCCCAGCCCCTCCGATCGGCGCATCAAAAACGTCGTCCTCACAGCCGAGGGCGAGCGCGTCGCCGACGCGATTCGCGCGAAGATGCGCACTACGCGGGAGGGCCTGGACAGGCTCAGCGACCAGGAGCGGGACTCCTTGCACACCCTGCTGGAACGAGTTTTCATCTCCCAGCCCGCCGCCTGA
- a CDS encoding DUF1905 domain-containing protein, whose product MRVVFTGHVIEWRGPSPFYFATVPEEQSADVREVAVMATYGWGVIPVEARIGEVTFTTSLFPKDGGYLLPLRKAVRKPQGLSAGDDVAVEMTVRL is encoded by the coding sequence ATGAGAGTCGTGTTCACCGGACACGTGATCGAATGGCGTGGGCCTTCACCGTTCTACTTCGCCACCGTGCCCGAGGAACAGTCCGCCGACGTCCGCGAGGTGGCTGTCATGGCGACGTACGGCTGGGGCGTGATCCCTGTCGAGGCCCGCATCGGCGAGGTCACTTTCACGACGTCGCTCTTCCCCAAAGACGGCGGCTATCTGCTGCCACTCAGGAAGGCTGTACGCAAGCCACAGGGTCTCTCGGCAGGTGACGACGTGGCCGTGGAGATGACCGTCCGTCTCTGA
- a CDS encoding cold-shock protein — protein MASGTVKWFNSEKGFGFIAQDGGGPDVFAHYSNINANGFRELQEGQAVTFDVTQGQKGPQAENITVA, from the coding sequence ATGGCCAGCGGAACCGTCAAGTGGTTCAACTCGGAAAAGGGTTTCGGCTTCATCGCCCAGGACGGCGGTGGGCCGGACGTCTTCGCGCACTACTCCAACATCAACGCAAACGGCTTCCGTGAGCTCCAGGAAGGCCAGGCCGTGACCTTCGACGTCACCCAGGGCCAGAAGGGCCCGCAGGCGGAGAACATCACGGTCGCCTGA